A segment of the Hippopotamus amphibius kiboko isolate mHipAmp2 chromosome 8, mHipAmp2.hap2, whole genome shotgun sequence genome:
gaaatgttttaaatcagTTAGCATCAAGTAAAACTGGTACTTCAGGAAAGAGATGACACCCAGTTTATAAAAATGGACTTATCTAGTGGCTTGCTTTATATCAGAACTTCAAATGACTAATTCACATGACATAATATTCATTTTCAGGGAATTCAAAGAAATGCTAAAATAGCTCATGTTTTCCTGGGGCCTCCTACATGCCCCAGCACCTCACTGTTTCCCAGAGCACATCTCACGAATTTGAGAAGCAatgatttagggaaaaaatgctAAAAGCTGGTCACCTTTTGAAAGGTAAAGCAAAGATCCAGAAAGAATGCTcatgatttatatttattaacataGCAAGATCCCTAGGACCTATCAGatgaataataagtaaataagcccactttatttaaaaaaatgcataaaacaatgCTGTGTGTTTATGgtgtacatgtatgtatgcaAATGCATGGAACGAGCTCTGGAGGGCTAACAACAAACTTCTGACAGTAGTCACTCTGCAGGGAGGTAAGTGGAATTTGGGATACAGCAAAAAGTAGCTAAGGAGGATTTTGGcctcataatttattttaaaattttgacactTTTACTGTACAGATGATTCTCATGGGGTGgtagggaggaggagggatggcGACAGCATTCTACATGCAGATGTCTAAAAGTCTGGATTATAAAAACTTTCAGCACTCACCTACGGACACTGGCAATGGTCTCTCTGTTTTTGAAACGACTGAAACGGGCTGTGTAGTTTAAAGTTTTCATGAAGACCTCAGAAAGTTCCTGTTCATCCTCTGCACTCTCATTCTGTTGCTTTCGATGCTCCAGAAGCATATGAACTTCTGAATTTAGAAGTGTCTCAGCTGTTTCAAACTCTGTGAGAAGCATAAGTGTCAACTGAAAATATTCCTTCAAAAGTCAGCTTCCAAATGTTCATATTGCCTAGAGACTATTAGCAAGTCTCTGACCCTGCAGTAATCCAGAGGCCTCTTACCCCACAACTGTacagtgttttgttctttttttgtttgttttgtttttgctgtgccgCGAGGCTGTGcaatcttaattccccgaccagggattgaacctggggccccggaagtgagagtgctgagtcctaaccactagaccaccagggaatttccaactgtacagtgtttaaaaaacaaaaacacaaacaaaaacctaaacaTAAAGTACCTAGACAAAACCCAAGTATGAaaaaagttttatcatgaaattaaaaaaaccatcTCCCTCTTAGTTATtacaccataaaaaagaaaacaaacatatttccATTATGCCCAAAACTTCCATGAAGCTATCCTATGAAAGTATTCCACCTTGAGTTGACAAAATACAATACTGGAAGCAACCCATATTTCTATCAATAGATATCAACAGTATTATGGTACAACCATTAAGTACCATCTAGCCCTTTAAAAGAATAGAGCAGTTCTACACAATatatcatcaaaattttaaaaagctgtatgaTTTCTATAATCCTATATTTGCAAAGAATAAAGTGtacaagtatatatttataaatgagcACAGTTTGGAAGGATAAGCACTAAACTATTTACAGTTGTTTCCTCTGGGTGAAAAGGTGTGCAATTTCACGTTTTACTGAGAACatagtaatttttctttaaaggaggGTACTGTTAAGGTTTCCCCActtactttctgtttttcagtACCTGTAAGataccatattttaaaatctgaaacttTCTACTTATTTTGGGTTTCTAAATTACAAATTAAGTACATCACACTGCACAGAGGAAGGTCCCTGATGGCAAAATGTGCTCTACCCGCTGCCATCTGACGAAGATTCTCTCCCTGACCAAACACAAACACTTGAAGAAAACACTAACGTGATTTCTAACAGGTCAAGGCCGCATCCCTGGGATGATTAGCTCCTTTACAGTGACTGCTTATGAAAACTGAAGGCTGCCAAGATAATCTACCGTTTGTTCCAGCTGATAGCTGAAGATAGGGACCCCGTCTCCCTGCCCAGAGCGAGGCGTGTGGGCGGGTAGGAGCCTAACTTCCATAGCCGCCAGTTAACAAATCCAAACGGGTTTCAAATGGACCAACCCCCCGCTTCCAGCTTTTCGTAATTTTTCACTTCCCTGACCCTACTGAGTCCCCGCTCACCCCCCTCCCTATTCCTTCATTCTCCCTTTAAAACGCCCAGTCACCTATGTACAAATCGAAGTGTAGGTGAATCCACGCTTGACTCTTTTCCCTACTGCAATAATATATTACTGATTAAAATCCGTCCTTACCCCGTTAGTGCCGTCTTTATCTTTGACACATCCCTCCAGCACTTCGCAGCTTATCGGATAAAACAAACTACTCAAACAGGAGCAAGAGGTGTGGAATGGCGGTGTGGAGCTGGGCGCCAACGGCTCCAGGGCTGCAGGCGTGGACTCCAGTAGGCCCGCTCCCGCGGCACCGTGCCCTGCCAGCCCgcatccccctcctccctgcccttcgCCACTCCTGCCCAGGACTGCAGCGACCACGCAAGACAACGGGGGCAGTCGGGCAGTCCCAGGCCGCACCTTTGGGGAAGATGAGTTGTGAGGCGTCCTCCTCTACGTCGCCAGCCCGCGGATCGCTGCCACCTGCCGCCATCTTCTTGCCGCGCCCCGCAGCCCACACCGCCGGAAGCGGAAGCGCGGAGCCACGGGCCGAGGAAGGGGCGGGGTCTTGGAGACGAGGCCGGTCTCCACAGGGgtgggcgggggccccggcggggtgggcggggcctCGGCGGGGTGGGCGGGGCCCAGGGACTTCAAGCGGCCTTAGGCGGCGCTTAAGGCAGAGGAGACGCACCAGAGGTGTGGGGTTTCGGGGGATCCTCTCCAGTACGCCCTTCGCCGCGCCTCGTGAGGACTGGTCACTTGGCCTTTCATAGCCTCCTCTAACTCACCTGTGAAGCGTGGATGAGGCTACCTGCTTCCCAGCGCGCAGGGAAGGATTAGATGAGCTGCAGGAATGCGCTGACCGACCCAAGGAACTCTCGTTGACGGGAAGCTGGGTAGGTGACTCCGAAAACATACGGTGTAATTTCTTCCAATGCCttaagcatttaaaatgtttgatCTGTAGTGGATTTTTCCCAATACTTCTGAACATGTGGATAGTGATATTGGGAGGCCTGTTGAACATTTGGATGATACTTAGAAaagtaagcaaatgaaaaatgattCTGTTTCCAACTTGAGAGAAAACAGATGGTTGTACCACGAAGGAAATAATCATAGTGCACTACTTGGCTCAGGAGTGAACCATGTTTAGGTATCATGTAAATTCTGTTAACAACAAATGAAGATATTACCAGACAAGAATACGTACCtgtattcctttgatttataaatataattttcacaaaGTTAATTTGCCTCGTATCTGTATTTCCAGAAGAAATGTATCTGGTGAATTAATGGCAGGTTACATAGTATTGGCAGAGCTTATTACTGTTTTCAAGTGCTTTCCTGCCTACAGTTCATTACAGCTGCAGACCAGTGTCCCGAGGAGTCGTCTGGGGACATACAGCAGCTGGGTGTGGGAGATGGTCCTGAACTCAGCGTAGGTTTCTTTctcccatctatccatccaacaGGCCTTTACAGAGCACCTCCTGCTTACTGGTCTTACCATGGGCTGGCCCCAGGGCTAGCTGGATACCCAACACACATAGCAGAAGCAAAGTCAACaggtgaagagagaagaaaggagaataaCAAATAATACATAGTGATGTTTCACAGGTTGGTTTGTCCATATTTTCATTCAGGAAACCATTAATAACACTCAAGTGTAAGGCCCTGAGGTTAAAAAGATGAGTCAGTCCTAGAGCTGTCCCCAAAAGGAGCTCACTAAGAGTAGCTGATGCAAGATCTGGATTTATTTTCCATCATAAAAGACAGAAAGTGGCAAGTGGTATGAGAGATATGGAAGGATACAGAGAAAGCGGTCATTATGTTCCTCAAGAGCTACTATGGTTCTTTGTACTGTATTGGCTCAGTGTGAAATTCTTCAACCAGCCCAGTGGCTTTCAAAGGCAGATATTCAAGCCAAGGTCATAGACCCTAGATTGATCTGGAAGCAGCTTTAGAGCACCTCCTCCACCCTCATTCTCACAAGAACCCCTGATCTCTGACCACATGGCTTAGTTCACATTTCAAacagaatggttaaaatggcaaattttgtgctttaccaccaaaaaaaaaaaatccatgccaTTAAACTACAGGTGGTATTACGAATACGGAATACTACTCTTTAGAACTGTAATTTCTCTCAAAGGAGCAGAATTCCTCTCACACCCCAGGGTTATTACCAAAGTCTGTGTTTAACCAGTTGTAATCTATTTCCAAAATTATCATCTAACCCTGACAGTGTATACCTGTGGCCAAGTGTAAGGgtagcttaaaaatttttttacatccttgcaaataaaaatttaaaccaaaGACTAATAATATCAGCATATGAATGTTTGTTAAGGTTTGAAAAATTATTCCTTGCCATTTTCTCCAAACATACCTCATGCCTTCTGGGCCATCCAGAAGCAAGAAACACTTTTTTAGGTCAGACCATACCAACATCCCAGGGTCTTTGTTTGGATTAATTAACCTCACCAAATATCCTAAATTTAAGcatttcctccccctccccgccagccCCCTCATCCCACTTCAGGGTGTGGGCAAGCCTTCCGGGCAAGGCCAGTTTCATTGGAAAACCTAATGAGAACTATGAACCTTCTTTCTAGAAAAATCCAAACTTTAAAGGGTTCACAAACCTTAGTTCAGAAAACTTGGCTCTAATAAACCAGTGGCATTGCTACCAACCACAAAAACACCATAAAAGTGCAAGGTAATTGGGTATCATGACCACCACACAAAAACATGCAGGCTGAATAAATATGATCTGGCTGGCTGTCTTAAAAATGACTATTacgactattaaaaaaaaaaaaaagaggcatgacAAAGAACACTTTTTACTCATTATGATTTATTCTCTACAATACTTTGTTAAAGAGTTCAATGATTTGCACTCCGAAGTTATATAGCCAAGAGGCAACCAAGTGTAATACAAAGAATTGGTCTAAAGTCTTTGCACTGAAGGCCATACAAAGTCTCTTGCTTCAgggaaataagaatgaaaataaacaaaaagaacaaatagcTCCCTAGGCTCCAGAATCTCAATAGAAAATAACGTCAACAGTTAGTGAAATTGTAGGTATTAACATATCATGGAAAACAGATCTTgtgcaaatattaaaattaacacCCGGGACTTTTGTATAgatgatttttattataaacaataaaatatatgtaatgtcTCAACTACAAACCTTTCATGTTGAAAGGGACTCTAACATGAGTTGCTTTAATATTATGAAGAGAAAAAGTTTAAGAACCTCACAGTGGAAACAATCCAACACTGACAAACTCTAGTGATCAAAGACATTCTCTTTTAGTTCATGTAGAACAAGGACAATTTGAAATTACAGAGAGAATGTCCTAGCTGTGGGTATTATGAGACAAGCCAACTTTCTAGACCAAAAGGCACTCACAGCTAGGGATGAAACGAACTCCGAACCAAACCAGCCAAGGTGGGCTGGTTCCTTGAAAACAGTGGTTACTGTTCAGCTTGAGCAGCCCAACGACAAAGGAAACACCGAGCAGAAAACACTCCCTTCTCTTTAAACCCACCACTCACACTACGTGTACTGGCCACCCTCATCAATGCTTTGGTCAAGCACGTGGAAGGCAGGTCAGTTCCAGTTCGGAGCTGTCATCTCCCTATGCAAAGCTGCCACATGGATGATCCAGACTTAGTATTTTTCCTGAGAGCCACCTGCCACACATCTTCATGAGGTGACCATGACCGTATACTTCCAGACCACTTCCTGACTAGGCTCCATTCAGGACAGACACTGACAGTGCCATTCCTCACGGGGCCAAATAGTTTTTCTTGGTCGACTCCTGAGTTCCCCTGCCAAGGCAAGAGGAACTCAAGCATCTCCACTGCTGGACTTGGATGGGAGCATGAGGGAATGTGCAGGGAGTAAGGCTTCTTCACTCCAAAAACCACTGAGCCCACTTCAGTATGATGCTGGGCTTAACGAGCCCGATTCTtgtgcactgattttttttccccatttcctgggttttttaattttctgttcattttcttaaatggCAGGTATCCTATCCCaccctcaataaaataaaaaatatactatacATTGGGGAAGACAAATAGGGCAACATTTCTACAAGAAAAAATAAGCTTGAAAGAGCATGGCACTGTAAATGCTTGCATGACCAGTCTCACTGAGCGTGCTCAGGGGTGAAAGTTTAGCaccattttttttgctttttttaaactttagaaattaaacacaactttTAACATAGACGACTTGAACAGTAATGAGTGTAGCCCTATGTATCAATACTGTTGTACAAATTGGAGGTGGGTGGTTTACTCTAGAGCTGACCACCCTGACATCAATCCATGGCACCTAAGAGTAACTGTCGTCACATTTATTTGTAACAAGACATTTATTATTCTCAGCAGCAGGAAATCACGAAACAATCCCTTCATCTTCAGAAGCCTGTTTTTCATGAACACAGCGAGGGAAAGGTGGCAGATGCGAGAGCGCGGGCCCGCGCATCCCGATGTCAGCCCACGCTTCCCTTGCACATCCCACACCCTCGCCAACAGCAGAGGATGGTGCAAAGCACACCTGCTCACCCTTACCCATCTCTTCAAGAAACGAGACACCTGTGCCTACAAAAGCACGTGTGTCGTTCCTTAGATTGTGccgctgctccccctcccccgttCCTGGCAGAAGAAAACTCGAAAGACCTTTTGACTTGAATATTTGCCCGTTTTGGAAAGCCACACCACTACcacataaacaataaaaaataaattaattaaaccaAAACATTGTGTTCACTGGGTTGACACCCAATCCACATCAGGAGTTCTCTAAACATGTTGTTGAAAACCAGTGTATCACCCGTAGGGTCCTTTCTTCCAACCGGCCACCTCTTCCTGTGAATCATTTCAGCAGTGCCTTTGTGATAATGTTTTCAAAGCATCTTCCAAGTCCCCAACTTCTATGCACTTTGCCACCATGTGAGTGAAGAATAGGCAAGAGGGAGGAGAGACTTGCTGACAGGTATTTAGAATCAGCAACAATGGGAAAGGGAACTGTGCCACATGAAAGTATGAATGACCTAGAAGAAAATGAGCTATTTGGAACTCTGCCATGGTGGGGTGAAGATTCCCAGCACGTTAGGCAAGATAAGAGATTCACCTTGTTTAGTTACACAGCTTTGTTCTAAAGTCCTGTAAGGACTGTAACAGCAACAGTTTTCCCACTGCTACAGGCAAACTAGAAAAAGGAACTCCTCTGCTTAAAGGTCTCTCAGGATGTTTGCCTGAATAGAAAAACAGCTTGGAGACCCTGGATTCTCTCCTATGACGACATGTCCTTCTAGAACCCAACCCAAGTGCTTGTCTGAACCTCTGCCCTCTGAGAACCTAGATCCAGCTATAGGCACTGCTACCAGTAGAGGAGTGAGGTAGCCGGGTGGTAAGGAAGAGGTCTCTCCCTCAACACTGCACGCAGTGATGCCGTCAGGACCTCCCGTGGGCATCCCAGTTCATTCCTCAGCAGGCTACACCACAGAGCTCTGTTCAATACCAGGAGACTCAATGCAGGAAGAGTGCCAGAAAATCCAACTGATAGTGGGATGAGAATTAAAACCTTCGAGGCTAATTGAGCAATGAGATCTGCAACGCCATCCAAAGGGCTTCTGATCTTGAGGTGGGTCTCTGTCCAGGAGCCGCAAAGGACTAATGGTGCCCACATTTGACCCTAACATGGCGTCCACTTATGAAGCATGGAGGTTGTGATCAACTCTTGGTACGCAATAaactgtaagtttaaaaaaaggaatttaaaacaacctaAAAATGTTTCTTGTTGGTCTCCGTTGCCCAGACTGCCAGGAGGATACACCTACTCGTTctggggaggctgcaggggtgtgtgtgggcTAAGCCTTCATGGACCATCAATTCCAGCTTCTACTGTGTGGCCAACACACAGGCAGCAGATCAGTAGCGGCACCTGCACGCCAAGGTCTTCTGAACCCACACGGAATTCTCACTAGTCATGGAGGAGCCCCAA
Coding sequences within it:
- the POLR2D gene encoding DNA-directed RNA polymerase II subunit RPB4, which gives rise to MAAGGSDPRAGDVEEDASQLIFPKEFETAETLLNSEVHMLLEHRKQQNESAEDEQELSEVFMKTLNYTARFSRFKNRETIASVRSLLLQKKLHKFELACLANLCPETAEESKALIPSLEGRFEDEELQQILDDIQTKRSFQY